A region of Vitis riparia cultivar Riparia Gloire de Montpellier isolate 1030 chromosome 1, EGFV_Vit.rip_1.0, whole genome shotgun sequence DNA encodes the following proteins:
- the LOC117911660 gene encoding mannosyl-oligosaccharide glucosidase GCS1: protein MSGNGRRSARSRIKSSTDVDEFDRRRNSKPDREVRKDRIGDHSFIRILNVNIKALLGFVVLAFFIILFLILHLMKPVEDAQRPRVVTPFPAPKIMDLPQFQGEHKESLYWGTYRPQVYLGIRARTPQSLVAGLMWIGVKDGRYFMRHVCQDSDELSTYGWTHHNGRDYGHQVLIDHGMTLATSFLKSKEDGSGYGGDWTVRIDVKSEKWNEEMLRSAHLFFYLADEDGNALSLSGDILDIRENSLLALGSRMDVGGWQLHLESVDDLEVHYSGFRTPHIHNLSDLVQESLGEQVRKFGRLQLPDTSDNSPNILVFQISAKVPFKIDIPFLSGTGLKSSRVEERLNSLTGTSLTRQLIEKQNEFDNKFEKCFNLTSKVDSESLIVGKAAIGNMLGGIGYFYGQSKISLPKNNNFKSHDNFISYWPAELYTAVPSRSFFPRGFLWDEGFHQLLIWRWDIRICLDIIGHWLDLMNIDGWIPREQILGAEALSKVPEEFVLQHPTNGNPPTLFLVLHDLVSSLKRNKFTSMESNEISSFLERAFVRLEAWFQWFNTTQSGNEMSSYFWHGRDSATTRELNPKTLSSGLDDYPRASHPSGEEHHVDLRCWMLLAAECMHSITELFQKENGLEKEYGSTAKLLSDFDILNQMHLDKAHGAYFDFGNHTEKVRLSWKEVRAGNNYPTRELVRETLEKPELRLVPHIGYVSLFPFMEKIIPPESWILEKQLDLISHRSTLWTDYGLRSLSKTSSLYMKRNTEHDPPYWRGPIWMNMNYRILSALHHYSQVDGPYRDKARIIYNDLRGNLIRNVVHNYYQSGYLWEQYDQKKGKGKGARPFTGWTSLVLLIMAETYCER, encoded by the exons ATGAGTGGAAATGGAAGAAGAAGTGCTCGAAGTAGAATCAAATCCTCCACAGATGTCGATGAATTCGATCGTCGCCGGAACTCAAAACCTGACCGGGAAGTCCGAAAGGACAGAATCGGAGATCACAGCTTCATTAGAATTTTAAATGTTAATATCAAGGCTCTGCTTGGGTTTGTGGTTTTGGCTTTCTTCATCATCTTGTTCCTGATTCTTCACTTAATGAAACCGGTTGAAGATGCTCAGAGACCTAGGGTTGTTACGCCATTTCCTGCCCCAAAGATCATGGATCTTCCTCAG TTCCAAGGCGAGCACAAGGAGAGCTTGTATTGGGGAACATATCGCCCTCAGGTTTATCTTGGAATTCGTGCCAG GACACCCCAATCTTTGGTTGCTGGTTTGATGTGGATTGGAGTAAAGGATGGAAGATATTTCATGCGACATGTCTGCCAAGATTCTGATGAGCTCAGCACGTATGGTTGGACACATCACAATGGAAGGGATTATGGACATCAGGTGCTGATTGACCATGGCATGACCTTGGCTACAAGTTTCTTGAAATCCAAGGAGGACGGCAGTGGCTATGGAGGAGACTGGACGGTTCGAATTGATGTGAAAAGTGAGAA GTGGAATGAGGAAATGTTGAGAAGTGCACacctttttttctatttggcTGATGAAGATGGAAATGCTCTAAGTTTGAGTGGAGACATCTTGGACATTCGTGAGAATTCTCTTCTGGCATTGGGTTCAAGAATGGATGTCGGAGGTTGGCAGCTGCATTTAGAATCAGTG GATGATTTGGAAGTCCATTATTCTGGTTTCAGGACACCTCACATTCACAATTTATCTGATCTTGTCCAGGAAAGTCTTGGAGAGCAA GTAAGAAAGTTTGGTCGTCTGCAGCTCCCAGACACATCTGATAATTCTCCaaacattttagtttttcag ATTTCTGCTAAGGTTCCTTTCAAAATAGACATTCCTTTTCTATCTGGAACTGGTTTGAAAAGCTCAAGGGTAGAAGAACGTCTCAATAGCCTTACAG GTACCTCCCTGACCAGACAATTAATTGAGAAGCAAAATGAATTTGACAACAAATTTGAGAAATGCTTCAATCTTACCAGCAAG GTTGATTCTGAATCTTTGATTGTTGGTAAGGCTGCTATTGGAAATATGTTAGGTGGCATTGGCTATTTCTATGGCCAATCAAAAATTTCACTCCCAAAAAACAATAAT TTTAAGAGtcatgataattttatttcatattggCCGGCTGAACTTTACACAGCTGTTCCAAGTCGATCCTTCTTTCCAAGGGGATTTTTATGGGATGAAGGTTTTCATCAGCTACTAATTTG GCGTTGGGACATCCGCATTTGTTTGGATATAATTGGTCATTGGTTAGATTTAATGAACATTGATGGATGGATACCAAGGGAACAAATTTTGGGTGCCGAAGCTCTAAG TAAGGTCCCAGAGGAATTTGTTCTTCAGCATCCAACTAATGGAAATCCCCcaactttatttttggttttacatg ATCTAGTTTCTAGCTTAAAAAGAAACAAGTTTACTTCCATGGAAAGCAATGAGATATCTTCCTTCCTAGAACGGGCATTTGTTCGTCTGGAAGCTTGGTTCCAATGGTTCAATACTACACAATCAG GAAATGAGATGAGCAGCTATTTTTGGCACGGAAGAGACAGCGCCACAACTCGGGAACTAAATCCAAAG ACACTGTCCTCTGGCTTGGACGATTACCCACGAGCATCACACCCTAGTGGAGAAGAGCATCATGTGGATCTTAGATGCTGGATGCTTCTTGCAGCTGAATGCATGCATTCCATCACAGAGTTATTCCAGAAGGAAAATGGACTGGAAAAG GAGTATGGTTCAACTGCTAAGCTGCTCTCAGATTTTGACATTCTGAATCAG ATGCACCTTGATAAGGCACATGGagcttattttgattttggaaatcATACAGAGAAG GTTCGATTAAGTTGGAAAGAAGTGAGGGCAGGGAACAACTATCCTACTCGAGAACTCGTTAGAGAAACATTAGAGAAGCCAGAGTTGAGGCTGGTTCCACATATTGGTTATGTCAGCCTTTTTCCATTTATGGAGAAGATCATTCCACCC GAGTCATGGATCCTAGAAAAACAGCTTGACCTAATTTCACACAGGAGCACCTTATGGACCGACTATGGACTCCGCTCCCTTTCTAAAACAAG CTCATTATACATGAAACGTAACACAGAGCATGACCCACCTTACTGGAGGGGTCCAATTTGGATGAACATGAATTACAGGATTCTTTCTGCACTCCACCATTATTCCCAAG TTGATGGACCATACAGAGACAAGGCCAGAATCATCTACAATGACTTGAGGGGAAATTTGATTAG AAATGTGGTTCACAACTACTACCAGTCTGGTTATTTGTGGGAACAGTATGATCAAAAGAAGGGGAAGGGAAAAGGTGCACGGCCGTTTACTGGCTGGACATCCCTTGTGTTACTGATTATGGCAGAAACATATTGTGAGAGGTAG